One window of the Labeo rohita strain BAU-BD-2019 chromosome 9, IGBB_LRoh.1.0, whole genome shotgun sequence genome contains the following:
- the LOC127170690 gene encoding uncharacterized protein LOC127170690 isoform X1: MHAFEAYCLLCKKAIKLGTLGVRALSSHAKSEKHLTAVKGLEQTTAISQFCQASVGSTLPRQGPHCSSATPASDLRVAFGSEPTLRAEVLWVLHVVTRHQSYSANEEIGELFQTMFPDSDIAKSFRCGKDKTSYIARFGVADFIKRDLISKVTGPFVLMSKMKQLDLHVRFWESGQVQSRYLGSQFMGHATAEDLMKHVKECVDPLDLRNLVSISMDGPNVNFKCFELFQQELAGRYGGSQLVAVGSCGLHTLHNAVKSGFSIWQVEKLLRAMHTLFHNVPARREDYTAVTKSIIFPLSFCGHRWLENQPVIERALEVWPSLTKYIDAVRRKQLPNPGTASFDTVEDAMKDTLTEAKLHFSLTVARLFSPFLKKYQTDEPVMPFLSNDLAELIKSLLRRFVRRDILQDITTLQLTKLDVADKNNWLQPKDIDIGLGAESVLKSRTIVELRVLEFKRDCTQGLSNIVRKIQEKSPLKYATVRQMGCLNPSVMFRDPDKCKRQMKCLVQTFLQDKQLKGGVSAGRNSSE; the protein is encoded by the exons ATGCATGCATTTGAAGCATACTGTTTGTTATGCAAGAAAGCAATTAAACTGGGAACGTTAGGTGTACGAGCCCTATCGTCTCATGCAAAAAGTGAGAAACATCTGACTGCAGTGAAGGGTCTTGAGCAAACGACAGCCATCAGCCAATTCTGCCAAGCATCTGTTGGCTCTACGCTGCCGAGGCAAGGCCCACACTGCAGCTCCGCAACCCCCGCGAGCGACCTCCGTGTCGCTTTTGGGTCAGAGCCAACGCTAAGAGCAGAGGTGCTCTGGGTCCTCCACGTCGTAACTAGACACCAATCCTATAGTGCGAATGAGGAAATCGGTGAATTGTTTCAGACAATGTTTCCGGACTCTGACATCGCTAAATCATTTAGGTGCGGGAAAGATAAAACGTCTTACATTGCGCGTTTTGGAGTAGCGGATTTTATCAAGAGAGACCTTATTTCAAAAGTGACCGGACCGTTTGTGCTGATGTCCAAAATGAAGCAACTGGACTTGCACGTACGTTTTTGGGAAAGCGGACAGGTGCAGTCAAGATACTTAGGATCCCAGTTCATGGGGCATGCTACAGCCGAGGACTTAATGAAGCACGTGAAA GAGTGTGTGGATCCCCTTGACCTAAGAAATCTGGTGTCCATTTCAATGGATGGGCCCAAtgtgaattttaaatgttttgaacttTTCCAACAAGAGCTCGCAGGAAGGTATGGAGGTTCTCAGCTTGTTGCTGTGGGGAGCTGTGGACTCCACACGTTACATAATGCAGTCAAAAGTGGCTTTTCCATATGGCAAGTGGAAAAACTACTAAGAGCCATGCACACATTATTCCATAATGTGCCGGCAAGAAGAGAGGACTACACTGCTGTGACCAAGTCCATCATCTTCCCTTTATCTTTCTGTGGTCATCGGTGGCTTGAAAACCAGCCTGTTATAGAGAGGGCTCTGGAAGTTTGGCCATCCCTTACAAAGTATATAGATGCAGTGAGAAGAAAACAACTACCAAACCCTGGGACAGCATCTTTTGACACAGTGGAGGATGCCATGAAAGACACACTAACAGAGGCCAAGTTACACTTCTCCTTGACTGTTGCCAGGCTTTTCAGTCCCTTTTTGAAGAAGTATCAAACAGATGAGCCAGTGATGCCCTTCCTTAGCAATGACCTGGCTGAGCTGATCAAG agtCTCCTGAGACGCTTTGTTAGGAGAGATATCCTACAAGACATCACCACACTGCAGCTAACCAAACTGGATGTGGCTGACAAGAACAACTGGCTCCAACCAAAGGATATTGACATCGGCTTGGGTGCTGAGTCAGTCCTCAAG AGCAGAACAATTGTTGAGCTCAGAGTCCTTGAGTTTAAAAGAGACTGCACGCAGGGACTTTCAAACATCGTCAGGAAAATACAGGAGAAGAGCCCTCTCAAATATGCTACAGTTAGGCAGATGGGGTGTCTGAACCCCTCTGTCATGTTCAGAGACCCAGATAAGTGCAAGAGGCAGATGAAATGTCTTGTTCAGACATTTCTGCAAGACAAGCAACTGAAAGGAGGTGTTTCTGCTGGTAGGAATAGTTCAGAATAG
- the LOC127170690 gene encoding uncharacterized protein LOC127170690 isoform X2, with protein sequence MHAFEAYCLLCKKAIKLGTLGVRALSSHAKSEKHLTAVKGLEQTTAISQFCQASVGSTLPRQGPHCSSATPASDLRVAFGSEPTLRAEVLWVLHVVTRHQSYSANEEIGELFQTMFPDSDIAKSFRCGKDKTSYIARFGVADFIKRDLISKVTGPFVLMSKMKQLDLHVRFWESGQVQSRYLGSQFMGHATAEDLMKHVKECVDPLDLRNLVSISMDGPNVNFKCFELFQQELAGRYGGSQLVAVGSCGLHTLHNAVKSGFSIWQVEKLLRAMHTLFHNVPARREDYTAVTKSIIFPLSFCGHRWLENQPVIERALEVWPSLTKYIDAVRRKQLPNPGTASFDTVEDAMKDTLTEAKLHFSLTVARLFSPFLKKYQTDEPVMPFLSNDLAELIKSLLRRFVRRDILQDITTLQLTKLDVADKNNWLQPKDIDIGLGAESVLKGMSFSNNLMPSCLSNAEARSLSLSHQCKCLPKQFPQ encoded by the exons ATGCATGCATTTGAAGCATACTGTTTGTTATGCAAGAAAGCAATTAAACTGGGAACGTTAGGTGTACGAGCCCTATCGTCTCATGCAAAAAGTGAGAAACATCTGACTGCAGTGAAGGGTCTTGAGCAAACGACAGCCATCAGCCAATTCTGCCAAGCATCTGTTGGCTCTACGCTGCCGAGGCAAGGCCCACACTGCAGCTCCGCAACCCCCGCGAGCGACCTCCGTGTCGCTTTTGGGTCAGAGCCAACGCTAAGAGCAGAGGTGCTCTGGGTCCTCCACGTCGTAACTAGACACCAATCCTATAGTGCGAATGAGGAAATCGGTGAATTGTTTCAGACAATGTTTCCGGACTCTGACATCGCTAAATCATTTAGGTGCGGGAAAGATAAAACGTCTTACATTGCGCGTTTTGGAGTAGCGGATTTTATCAAGAGAGACCTTATTTCAAAAGTGACCGGACCGTTTGTGCTGATGTCCAAAATGAAGCAACTGGACTTGCACGTACGTTTTTGGGAAAGCGGACAGGTGCAGTCAAGATACTTAGGATCCCAGTTCATGGGGCATGCTACAGCCGAGGACTTAATGAAGCACGTGAAA GAGTGTGTGGATCCCCTTGACCTAAGAAATCTGGTGTCCATTTCAATGGATGGGCCCAAtgtgaattttaaatgttttgaacttTTCCAACAAGAGCTCGCAGGAAGGTATGGAGGTTCTCAGCTTGTTGCTGTGGGGAGCTGTGGACTCCACACGTTACATAATGCAGTCAAAAGTGGCTTTTCCATATGGCAAGTGGAAAAACTACTAAGAGCCATGCACACATTATTCCATAATGTGCCGGCAAGAAGAGAGGACTACACTGCTGTGACCAAGTCCATCATCTTCCCTTTATCTTTCTGTGGTCATCGGTGGCTTGAAAACCAGCCTGTTATAGAGAGGGCTCTGGAAGTTTGGCCATCCCTTACAAAGTATATAGATGCAGTGAGAAGAAAACAACTACCAAACCCTGGGACAGCATCTTTTGACACAGTGGAGGATGCCATGAAAGACACACTAACAGAGGCCAAGTTACACTTCTCCTTGACTGTTGCCAGGCTTTTCAGTCCCTTTTTGAAGAAGTATCAAACAGATGAGCCAGTGATGCCCTTCCTTAGCAATGACCTGGCTGAGCTGATCAAG agtCTCCTGAGACGCTTTGTTAGGAGAGATATCCTACAAGACATCACCACACTGCAGCTAACCAAACTGGATGTGGCTGACAAGAACAACTGGCTCCAACCAAAGGATATTGACATCGGCTTGGGTGCTGAGTCAGTCCTCAAG GGGATGTCATTCTCCAACAATTTGATGCCTTCCTGTCTGTCGAATGCAGAAGCGAGGAGTTTGTCTCTTTCCCACCAATGCAAATGTCTTCCTAAGCAGTTTCCTCAATAA